Sequence from the Temnothorax longispinosus isolate EJ_2023e chromosome 6, Tlon_JGU_v1, whole genome shotgun sequence genome:
AAGACCCGTCAGAAAGCATACAGAGAAATCAGAGGCTCTTTGAATATTCGAAAATTCCTAACGTAAAGttaggaaaatatttatctgtcTCACGTTGTCACTTACCTGTTCGAAGCCACCTAATATCTCCGTCGTGTCCATCGCAGAATTCACGGCAATTGATCTCAGCTTCTGGCCTGTCAAAGCGGCAAGTAAACGAACCACACTGCTTTTCCCGCACCCCGAAGCACCAacctataatatattacatttgatCGCATTATAATTTAGTCAAAGATGGAAGTTTAACAAAAAGCATctcacaaaatataaataagcgTACAAGAATAGACATCCAATTCATTTTGACACACTGCATGAGACTCCTCAATGTCTTTTTCTGTTCTCTCAGCACTAACAAGTTAAAGTCCTGTGGTTCACTGCAATTTTTTCGGCTTAACGTCACGTCGCCGATGAAAAGTTTGTCTTCCGTGAGGTACATAGGTAGTTGATTGAGTGGGAGAGGATAGCTCtctaagaatatatttttatatacctgATAAACCTGTAAGACAAAAAAATCCAAACTAAGAAAAAcgctatataataaaaaatattataactcaacatattttaataagccTAAAAGCAACTTCTTGCAGTACAATTCtgaatttttcgatatttttattagatattttgataaacataaCTTTATAATGACTCACCTTTTGTCGATCTTCATTAGTCCTCATTCTGTTAACATAAATGAGCTCCACGCTGTCACCTGGATTATACTCTAAATTACTACTGCGAAATTCGTTAGAAGCGGCTTCGATAATCGTTTCACACCATCGAGTAAGATCTCGTAGATTCATTTCCCATGGGGACCCGGCATGTCCCCATACGATGCCAGCTTCCGACGCTAATTCGCTATTAAATCGCACCATGGCATTGATCAATTCCACAGGAAGTTGTGAAAATTGCACACCAAGTATAAACATCAAGTCGTCTTGCATTAATGCATCTATGGATACCTGCAAGAATGATAAATTTAGATTACAATTTAAGTTACTTACTTTCATAGCACACATTATATCacgctatatatatgtatatctataatatatgaatacctgagtaaatctatttaaaaaggATTTCGGTAAGCCTCGTCTACCTCCACCTTGCCGCAAGGGATTTTGACAACCGAACAATCTTGTACCAGGTTTGACTGAAAATGTCTTCCCTAGTTCGGGGATGTATATCTCTCCCCTGTGATCGAAGCATGCATTAAGGCCTTCTAGGACCGATTGCGATGCCAGGTTTAACTCATCAAGCAGAATCCAATATCCGGCACGCAAAGCTCGCAAAAATGGACCATCCCGCCATGCGAATTCACCGCCTTTCCCGTTTTCTACGGGAAGATCGGCGCCAAACAAGTCGGATACGTCCTGCAGACACAATAGAGatgtcatttattttaatttttgatgaaaTAAGCTATACTTTAAGaatatgatgaaaataaaCTGCGCCATTTTACGGTACCGTTTGGTCGCTTAAATTAATTCTGAGCAAAGTACGCCCTGCGGCTTTCGCGAGTGCGGAAACCAGACTAGTTTTTCCTACACCTGGACTTCCTTCCAGAAGAATCGgcttatttaattgtaatgcTCTTAGCAATTTCAACGTATTCAGTTTCGTAATGGGAGTTGTGAATGTAAATGCATGAGTTTCACAAGAGATATGCGGGccttttttaacataaaatggTGGCACCCCGAATACGTCTGAAGTATTTATAACGTcatttttgtttatcataGAAGTAGTTTCCACATCAAATTCCGATTGTATTGTATCTTCGACTTCCGacttaataaattgaaaagcaGTCTCTGTAAAATCTTTCAATTTACTGGcactgaaaataaataaaaatcgattacTAAGCATTAAATTCTTCATTGCATCAAAATAAATGAGTATTTATATTGAAGCTAATTTAattgagaaaatttaattaaatatagatcAGGTCTAAAATTAAGACGGttgaacaatttttacatgcaaaattaaaatatcggaatacaataagaaatacaataatattatgttctAATAACACTTACCTCTCCGAACCCGTGGTACCAGATCCAAGACTATCAATATACGTGAGACAAGCGCCGTGATAATATGCATCTCCGACTGTCAAGGTGCCGGCAGtagatacatttataaaatcgatCCAGGTGAGTATATCTCGTATACTCGCAGTAAGCTTCTTGCCTACTTCGGTAGTTTGTAACCATTCAGTGAATCTCAATATCGCAGTGGCGACGGACTCTCTCGTTGTTTCCGAATCGATGCGAAGATTATGTGTTATTATATCGCGTAGATCGCTCCTGGCCATACATCCCTCGCACCACACTTCAGTGAAGCGATTTCGCAAGGCCGGCGAAAGCTCCTTCTTGCCGTAATCACCGCCGGGATTCATCGTGCCGACGAACACAAATTTCTCGTCCGCCACAATCACAGTGTTTTCTTCACCGTGCGAAGACTCTATTCCTTTTTCAGCCAGTAGAAGACTACGCTCCGGCTCTGTAcagaaagatttattatagaaacatATAAAGATCATAATACAAGTAAGCTTCACTATGGTTAAAATCCTGTAATCttctttttataacaattatatatacacggaGACATGTGCACGATTGATTTCCTCCGATAGAACACGATTTGTTTTATGCGTCTCATGCTTACCTAAAAGTGAGTTTAATCGCTCCAAAACGCTATCGTCGGCTAATGAAATTTCGTCAGCCAAAAACAGGTCGCCGTTACGCATGGCATTTATCAACGGTCCATCCACCCACTCGAAGAGCCTCTGATCATCCTTGGCGTGCTCACGAACAGGTCGCAGATTTCCCAGAAAATCGGACGATTCGGTATGCATATGGCAATTCACACCGCGCATAGCTTGGCCATTGATGGCTGCGATCAACTGGCAGACTGTGGTTTTGCCTCCGCCGGTTTCTCCAACCAGCAATACCGGTTCCTTAAACTGACAGGATTTCTTTACCAGAACCGCCATTCGACGCATGTGATAAGTCCATACGATATGGTCAAAGCCAGGAATACTGTTCTTCAGTTCTTCCAATATATGCCTCGTTACTGGCGAAGTCTTATCGTTCAGTGTGAACAAGCTGTCAGGGTCCACGTCCCTCTTCAAGTGTTTTCGTATCACTTGTCTTATTTCGTCCGCTTCTTCCGCTTTACGGACCTTAGCCGCGAGAACGAGGTAGCCTTCGTCCGCCAGATGTTGACTCCAATCATACAGTTTCTCGCCTACGTCAGGCGCTAATCTGTACCTCTCACCCCAACGAAATAGATCTCGCAGAGTTATAAATCCCTTTTTACCAGCAAAAGTCGACGTACTTTTACGTCTTATTTGGAGATCCGTCATTACGTTGATTATTTGTTTGCAGTACGACTCTGGCATACTGCATCTCTGATTGAGTATTATCTGCAACTCGTTCGGCGGTATTTCGTCGAAGTGCAATTCTACAAATCGGTTCCTGAACGCTCGTGACAAAACTTTTCGGCCGCCGTAGAGCCCAGGAGGATTTTGCGTCGCAAACAGCATAAAATGATCATGCGCTTTTACTACCTGTTGCGTCTCAGGTATGAATAATTCCCTGTTATCGTCGAGGACGCGATTCAAGGCTTCCAGAACATCGCTCGGGGCTAAATTTAACTCGTCCAAAATAATCCAGTATCCTTTACGCATCGCGTCAACTAGGACACCTTCCTTGAACACCAGCTTTCCGGTCTCGTCCGCGATGTAACTTCCAACGTATTCCTGCAAATCTGTGTGCTCGTGATTGTTTATACGGACGCAGACGTGTCCCGTGGTCTTCGCCAGATAGGTAATTAAACTGGTCTTGCCGACTGACGTGTCGCCTTGTAGCAAAACTGGAATTTTTCCGATCGACACGACTCGTACCAAGTCTTTCAAATTTCTCCTGACGGAATCAGTCAATATATAGTTGCTAGGTGTTTCGGGCGTTAAGCTTCCTTGCAGGACCCAATATCCTTCGATGTACAAATATTCTTCTCCTGGACTGCATCCCGGTTTCGGTATAGGAGTGCCAAGAATTGCTTTGGCGCTCTTGTTATCGAGGATAGCTTCCGCGATCAATTTCTGTACTTTCGGATACGAGTTGTAATCCAGCTGCGTCAGGAAACTCAAAGAGAAGGCTTCGTACAGGGATCTCAGGTTATTGCCACAGGGATTCGACGCGGAAATGTACAATGCGCGACACAACGTTCTCAAACTGTAATGCGGTTTATGCGCCGTGCCGTCGAACAACGTGGTCATAGTTTCCTCTCTCACGTTCAGGTAGAACTTCACGATCGATTTGTGCTTCTCTAGCGACAGATTTAATTCTGCCAGATAAGAGCTCACGAGCAACTGAAGATCCGATTGCCCGGTCAGCTCGTCGATGTAGAACTCGGTGAATCTGTTCCTCAAACCGACCGGTAAATCTCTCTTGCCGACATCTGTGGCCGGATTCATGCAGGCGAACACCGTGAAGTCGGAATGTCTTGTCACGGATTCTCCATCACCGCGCTCCAATAACGGCAGAGACTCCGAGGAGCCTTCCAACAAACCGGAAAGACATTCCAGTGTCTCCGCGTTCGCCAGATTGATCTCATCCAAAAGAACCCAATAACCGTTTCGCAAAGCCCTGACCAGACTCCCCTCTATAAAGGAGAATGCCAGTGCATATTGACTCCTCACCTGAGTTCCCAGCTTGTCCAGTTTCTCCAGTAATTTTTCCCACTTTCTCAGTAGATTTGTATCAGTCTGGATATCCTGATCGGATTTCTCTCGAGAATTTTTGTCTTGTTTGGAACGTTTCAAAGAGTCTTTCTTGAACGCGATGTCATCAAGGTCCCCGCATTTATCTTTCAATCTCTTCACAGCAGCGCGCGCACTGTGACTCATCAAAGCAACAAGATTCTTCCACTTCTGCTGCTTGTGACACAGAGCAATGTGTTCAAGAAACTTCCTGTTTGACTCGATGACGAAGTAAGAGCGAAATAGGATCTCAAACTCCTCTCGGATGGGCGAAATCAGGAACTTCAGATCGACCGGTTTGTAGCCACCTAGTAAATCCGCACTCTCGCTCTGCTGATTCATATTTATGATTGTCAATCTGTGGCCTGTACTCTTCGCGAGGTATTGTATCGAACTCGTTTTTCCGGTACCAGTCTCGCCGACCAGCAGCACGGGCTCTTTTTGTATGACGCAACTAGCTATGCGCTCCAACAAACAGGCAGAAGGCATTGTAAAGGAGAAATTGATCTTTTCTACATCTATTCTCGCGTATTGCGCTTTTTTACGTGTTAACTTCGCCCTGCCCGCTATCAGAAGCTTGGGACGTAGGTCTATATCCGGTTTGCGAAACATGTTACAAAAGTGCTTCGGCTTCGTCATTACAATGCCAAGTTTAGGAGCTACCGCCATCGCCAAATTTAATCGTTGCTCTAAAaaggtaatataattaattatataatatttaattgagaacacttttaaatattatttaaaaaaaagtggaagacaaaaatgtataaatatttataaaatgtataaattgatAAGTAAGAAAGAtctaataaacatatatttaaacagaaaatttagaaagaaaCTATTACCTTGATTAGGCACCGAACAGCAAAAGACGTCTACAGCAtcctgaaatattttgaatagaGAATCTGACGATGAAACTCTGTAATCGATGACAGCTCTGGAACaccattttattaaatctcgCGTCGACGTTTGTCGTCCAATCTTCAGTGATAGTATAGCATCACTTGCGTTACTTTCACCGTCGTGATCTCCTGCGGAGAACAACAAGAATACATCTACTATTTTAGTAGCAATAGTGCTCAATACTGGAAACAGTGTTTGGACCACAGTCACTAATTCGTCCTTGGACAGAGGTTCTACGTTTAGGCACAGCCAATGCTTTTGCAACAAACTTGATGCTCCTGTGACATGTTTTTGAATGCCCGTTGTGGACATCATCAATCGCTGAGTAACGAATAACTGGAAACCGCTGTTGGTATAAATGGTATCGCGATAGCCGGGTACGCTGAGTGTTCCAGTTTCCACCAGATTGCTCAAAACGCTGGCTACATCAAGGGCAGCGCTATCCACGTCCTCTAAGAGTAGCCATTTGCCAGAGACAACCGCCTGTGTGAGGACACCCGGTTGCCAAACAAATTCGCCAGGCACATCGGTACACCTGTACATTCCCAGCAGCATCTTCGAGTCGGTCTGATCGCCCAACTGCACTTTAACGAAGTTCGACGTATCGTGTCCAGTGACTCTGGCTAAATACTCCACCAGAGCCGTCTTACCGCAACCAACTGGTCCTTGCAGGCAGATACATTTCCTGGAGCCAACGGCTATGGCCAGACTTTGCAGATTTTTCTTCGTGGAAGAAACCGCGACTAAATTGTGGGCGTTTTGATTCCTGCCAAGAGTGGGCAATAAAATGCCACCAACAGATACGATAGATGGGATATTTTTAACTGTGTCCTCCGTTGACTCAAAGCTGGCACAGGCAATGCTAGTATCTATGCCTTTGTCTTCatgatcaattaaaaattttaatttaaatttttcaaaatttggaATGATTGTTTGTGCCCGCAACAGTTTTGTTGATTCAGACATGTTCAAAACTATAGCTATACATTTTAAGGCAATCCTGAAATCAAATTAgcaaatttttactttcaaacaattatagatagattaattaattaatatcattctgggatatattacatatatttttggaagaaagattttattaagtttCTTGCAATGTACTTACCATTTCACCCTGTCATCTGCATTTgttaaatacttgtaaaatCCAGACCAATGCcatttttgcttaaaatggCTAGTAGCAGACTGCAAGATATTGTGACATGCGATAACAATGTCATAGTCAGATACTTCTAagatacatgaaaattttcttctgtTTTGTTTCTTTGGAGGTGAAACTGTATCATGAGAGTTGTCGAGAAATTCGAATGGAGCTAGGTTATTATCAAAGTAACGTAAGACAAACctgaaataagaaaatatataaaaatttcttcgtAATAAACAGAGAACATTAATGTTCaacatttaacttttaaatttgagaacaaataactaatatttagttacaaaaatttaattttaatttaatactttatactaTTTAATGTTTAGCGTAAATCTATCCCACTTTGCATATCACTCAAAGAAAttcataaattgaaattttttgctcATTAATCTTGCATACATTAAACATAggattttataaagtaaactTATTACtgcaaaaagtaaaaagtttataacaAATACGTACACTAGTAAATcttgattaatattaaccaGCTTTCCTAATATGACACAGTTTAATCTATGAACCTTGTCCTTGTCCGTTAATGCTGACGATTGTACGTCATCTGCAGGTATCGCTACAGAAACAAGCGCTGGTAACAATTCTGGAAAACAGTCAGCAACATCTTTTGTGCACTCTGGTTGCATCAAAAATTCActtaatatttccaaaattttgtCAGGTTCAAGTTTATTACATTCctgtaaagaaataaatagaaaattaaatttatatttatttcagacgTACACAAGTTCGGGTTAAAACTaagaactaaaattaataaataataattaggaAGAAATCTGCAggaatttacaataaataaaaaatataaattttttaaatatacaatatttaaaaaataacgatacTCACTTCTACAAAAGATGAAAATCTCTGCTTATATCTCTGATTTCGTTCACAGAAAactgataaatttttagttaacATCTTGATTATTCcggaaagttaaattaattatttgaaaaaaacagaGAACATTGTTGGCGCAGAATGCCCCGGAGAAAGTTTCTTTTGGACGAGTGCTTTCAATtctaaagttataaaagtacaATCACAACTCGGCTTCGTAACGCTGAAGAAAGAGATTAAAACAGGTTACGACCACGACGTGAGAAACACGTGGTTCTGCGTGGTCCCTCTGTGAGCTTCCAGTCTCCCGAAGGCGGCAGCCGGCAGCGGCAGAAGGTTTTGTTCAGTTGAACTTCTCTTCTTGTACGTTTCATctcatctctttctttttcattgtGTAGCCATATATCTATTTCATTTTAAGTGCAGATAGTACACATTAGTGTAGTTGCGAGGAATAAATCTATAGAGAGAGAAGCCTGAACGCTCTGGACGTCTACTGGCGCCTCTTCTTACATACACCTTGAACTTGAACTAGCCACGGATATTTCCGACTTCTCTCTGCTGAGATATTCGCGCATCGATTGTTGAATGTTCGAAAAAGCCAATTTTCTGTCTAAAAGCAAAAATCAATTGCCATTTGACTAGGtcgaatttttttcgtttagtttctttttaaaacatatcgctgcaatatttttttaacgtattGCGATTacgcatataaaatatataggtaaaCATACACATTTGATAGTATATGTAAATTCGCAAAGCTAATTATTATTGgtcatttttaagattttgatttttctaattatgaaaattttttagggCTTACACAtcagcttttatttttaatttttatttatttttatttactaatttaggctatttaatttatgcaaaacatttttatttttacaaaatatatttctatttctctcaCACATTTACATTTCCGCGCACGCATTCTTTATgaaactatacatataaaaatttatatttgcttcTCTATTAATGAACTAATAAATTACTATGTAatctatttccatttttataacAGTTGACAAATAATCATgttattctttataaagatTATTCTTCATTAACggtgttaaataatttcaaatattaaaagtttattaataagaaaagttACACAATGTatgaaagatattaattatatacaaaagtatCTTTAAGTATCTCAAGAATTGTTTGTCAATAATCAAAGTCAAAAACTTAGAAGATCTGCATGTGTCCTGAACTCCTCTTGGATTCTTCTTTCGATTCCTGGCAATACTATGTTGTCTGCAGTTATGTTAAAACTAACATATATTGGTTTTTTAAACTTCATGCTCAATCTCTTAGCCATGTTCATGGATGTCGCATCGGCTACAGAACCCATGATCTTAGTCGCAATAGGCTGTCTCTCAAAATTTGACTTAAAAGCAACAGACAGATCTCCCATGATGCGATTAGCGGAATCTCCAATCCACAGATACAAGCAATCTTCCATCTTTATTATCtggcaattaatattaacatcgCTGACTTTGGCAGTAAAGTCATGAAATTTGAAGCTGCACGGTAGTAACTCCACGTCGGATCTTTTCTCCGTCACATTTGCCATCCTTTATTTTGGTTCCCTTACCTATggattacataattttaaagttaaattatatataaaaaataacaagaaaaaaaatgaaaagataaGTGAAATTTATCAGAACAATGttacatattgatatattaatatactgaAATTATATGAATACTTTGAGACAATAagatattctaattttttgtaagttttaagtttatatatttaaatatcttcttCAGTAATcagtttctttaaaaagaccaattatactttattttggtAAATAAGACTAAATTCATAGCACAAAGGGAATATTCTGCTAGTGATGTAAATCTTGACATAAACCAGACTGTTAAAAAAACCTAAGTCAGTAAAGATAAATAACCTGATTGATAACCTTGATTTTCAAGTAGTTGAAGTATACGAAGCTTGGCTGACTTCCAAGTTCAGGAGCTAACAGTGCAATTTTTGTATTCCagcataaatattatttacgccATCGTGACGTGACACACACTGTGCCCAAAAATTGCGTTCAGAAAACGTAACAATTCAGTAACCATTGCCTGTGATTGGCTTATTGAATTGTAAACCTACCAATCAGAGATCCAGTTTTCCAGAAGCCTATCACCACCTATCACTGAATTCTGTTGTTTTCTGAACGCATCCCCGAATCTGTATCTGTTTCTTTCTATAACCTATATTGCGTGCACGTGGCGGCGTTGAAACGTTTGGTGTTTTGATCGATTGATTGATCGAAATATGAagacaaaaaaagaagacgCGGCATCCAAGGAGTCGGTCCTGAGAAGAGTTGTTAAGAGCAAACAGAAGATATTGAAACCGAAAGCAGGCGCCAGCCTCGAGAAGGCTGTGAAAAATGTCAAGCAAGTTTTCAAGGTATCGACATAACCTCCAATAGAAAACGTATCCgttgctttttaattttatttctgtgctattttgtatttatctaattattttatcatatatttgtgCTAATTTATATTGCTCTGCTATTATTGCtgttatttaacttattaacGAATTAGTAATTGTTATAATGATTGTTGCCCTTTTACGAATTGTGACACAATTGcttgaataaaattcttaacatAGATTTAAATTGCTAGGCTAGCAAGTGTTTATATTTAAccatgaatattttttttctaggaaaagagAGCGGAAGCTAAAGCCGCCAAGAAGAAGGAGGCGAGTTTAACAAAACCCAAACCTGGACCTGGATCTAAACCTAAACAGTTCAAAGCGCGAAAATTGGGACCCAGAGGAATGGTCTATGTAGGGCACATACCTCATGGATTTTATGAGGAACAAATGAACGACTATTTCAAACAGTTTGGGAATGTAACGCGAGTACGAATAGCAAGATCTAAAAGAGTATGTATATGTCTAAATGAATTGTTAACTGTTTTATGACTGTATGTAATgagcttattaaaaaatatatatatttccagaCCGGCAGTAGTCGTGGCTATGGCTATGTTGAATTCCTTCATCCAGATGTTGCTAGAATTGCAGCAGACACCATGAACAATTATCTCATGTGCGGCCGATTATTAAAAGGtatttgctttatttataattacattaatatttctagTTAATTGCCTTTCTTTACGAATGCCTTTTTTTAGCTACATATATTCCACCTGAGAAGCAGCACTTTGGATTTTTTGCAGGCGTAAATTGGTCGAAAGATAAATATCCCAGACTGgtgaaaagaaaagaggtAACACTGCGTAGAAATCGGACTCAAAGTGCTGAGGATCATGAGAGATACGTTAAGAGATCGCTCAGGAAACTTTCTACATTAGAAAGTAAACTAAAAGACAAGGGAATTAGCATGAAATTTCAACCCGTCGATGCACCGGAAacgtaacaaatatttaaagatatctagctttattttatttttaagtactttatataattgattacttgcattaaataaacaataggAATTCATCTATATACGACACCATATTCTACAAATATCTGGAACAttggataaaattataaactgaatgatttgcatttatataaattatgtacaattaaatctgaattaattaattaacgcacTCGAAGAATATATGTCACGAT
This genomic interval carries:
- the LOC139815456 gene encoding proteasome assembly chaperone 4 — encoded protein: MANVTEKRSDVELLPCSFKFHDFTAKVSDVNINCQIIKMEDCLYLWIGDSANRIMGDLSVAFKSNFERQPIATKIMGSVADATSMNMAKRLSMKFKKPIYVSFNITADNIVLPGIERRIQEEFRTHADLLSF
- the LOC139814481 gene encoding MKI67 FHA domain-interacting nucleolar phosphoprotein-like — translated: MKTKKEDAASKESVLRRVVKSKQKILKPKAGASLEKAVKNVKQVFKEKRAEAKAAKKKEASLTKPKPGPGSKPKQFKARKLGPRGMVYVGHIPHGFYEEQMNDYFKQFGNVTRVRIARSKRTGSSRGYGYVEFLHPDVARIAADTMNNYLMCGRLLKATYIPPEKQHFGFFAGVNWSKDKYPRLVKRKEVTLRRNRTQSAEDHERYVKRSLRKLSTLESKLKDKGISMKFQPVDAPET